The Symphalangus syndactylus isolate Jambi chromosome 11, NHGRI_mSymSyn1-v2.1_pri, whole genome shotgun sequence genome contains a region encoding:
- the LOC129457625 gene encoding large ribosomal subunit protein eL29-like — protein MAKSKSHTTHNQSRKWHRNGINKPQSQIYESLNGMDPKKFLRNMRFAKKHNKKGLEKTQADSAKAMSARAKAIKALLKPNEVKPKIPKGVSRKLNQLAYIAHPKLGKHAHARIAKGLSLCWPKAKAKDQTKAQAAAPASVPAQAPKGAQAATKVQSRYLCLPT, from the coding sequence ATGGCCAAGTCCAAGAGCCACACCACACACAACCAGTCCCGAAAATGGCACAGAAATGGTATTAACAAACCCCAATCACAAATATACGAATCTCTCAACGGGATGGACCCCAAGAAATTCCTGAGGAACATGCGCTTTGCCAAGAAACACAACAAGAAGGGCCTAGAGAAGACGCAGGCTGACAGTGCCAAGGCCATGAGTGCACGTGCCAAGGCTATCAAGGCCCTCCTAAAGCCCAACGAGGTTAAGCCCAAGATCCCAAAGGGTGTCAGCCGCAAGCTCAATCAACTTGCCTACATTGCCCACCCCAAGCTTGGGAAGCATGCTCATGCCCGCATCGCCAAGGGGCTCAGTCTGTGCTGGCCAAAGGCCAAGGCCAAGGATCAAACCAAGGCCCAGGCTGCAGCTCCAGCTTCAGTTCCAGCTCAGGCTCCCAAAGGTGCCCAGGCCGCTACAAAGGTTCAGAGCAGATATCTCTGTCTGCCAACGTGA